One window of Dyadobacter sandarakinus genomic DNA carries:
- a CDS encoding M4 family metallopeptidase gives MKHCYKPTILGLLLIFCMLISTIKSAQAQFYYQPQTFIDPTIPPKPGVLGQLYNPKTYLITGAPTTYHGNRNVYATVYLPYVYDEWTIQHPLPEPFNGNYTTAIALYSPKDPILGLYAPVQVVGVQFGVLYPYSSIIPQNYSQDNYTGPFNTMPTLNSNAQNVTMPIVDEYGLSALEAAQNFTRFTHTLFKDGNGNGWDGFDKLGIVPITVVVDASKQDATFYKNSQVILCRSITSNSMHVDRATIGHEIAHGIIEHSTSFSPMNVSAAKDEMEEAFGDIMGLSFSNWMESAQFSNPKWEFFWEITGPGMAHCLFNDPQSCNHPSAWNGTYFQKDPLAADYDVHANGDIVKLAFYSVIEENEMDKDDKPGNGHYSIEPLIPESKEETYKLALQVFFKAFVEKLKSDASYHDLRKATLDALIDLGYPPESHAYMQMQTAWEAVNVSITPYNTACALKESETVFNGKLKFYAQDGTLSPDPQAPKISLLNECADANAINTYFAKEGNSLIDWNMDSVYSDNNNTVVSRLGVSVHLFSQLARGWFKDRFDFSGMDGSGKFGINNVIGDFNYLIQTYTSTPSGNSVTYNYPVKKLYGCRDEISSIYFSGIDFLTKYDFPNPSKPLLPEWKTITTSLAQIFALEIKKDYEKAQQNANADDIWTLYEDMSDLLYAKDFSNPKAYGQPAVYHGTNWNEDKPEINSGIINLFYYLLTHGAENGYTNDEPDSKTYTVHRLNKDLVLKVLWESYRQIPANSTIEEFRAMTMKVLHDMDPQYFVDKKTKEHIAFYDAWAAVLGLPDFASTLKHYPEDGATIYPWTAKVGVEVEYPLYESERLFEVSKSLEFDENIAPVHRFISSASPDLATSMTYGYVALEPGQTYYVRSRLSLSGDPRKGGCAATEDPVFCESLNGKTKWTPIYDFVTHEVEAITNLNPQTGAEIPAWVSPLSWKSVKGAEGYNMDVLDKSGAVPSQTLTVHAFYDENQPNVKVDTVLALAKSRDYKWSVVPWHRLGSEWEVHVLPNYMTYPFTDTEKKNFPLVYGVWSDAVNFKTDLPKIELKSPADGEHLSMMGPVSLSATSNTRADHYYYKFYYDGDQENPSETDQTRKAPVSDLLIQNLKLLDDQHVYAWTFAPMHYAAPPFITQDEMGAIPPRFHFKVDKSKIAKPNLPAMGCIDAGGTLQMTWDAVPGAAAYQFGIINTADNLNITGVIVGDTKTTQIPNVRNFPGVYIRKVSAGVKNYKGDWVFGPEASSDYKINPPSVTGLNPDNATVPFSQNNSITFTWNNPGNKVNHEFTLNRGLETIVQPQMVSGSTFKVENLEFSTDYQWKLTPLSSYGCSAPASSAAFRSQDPPFIPLLGINARTHDAGGAPLNSFKYSVTVTQPDGSISLDHHGLQSAGVGVLYQPLAQFPNDGTLIPMDGWYNIHIEITDVLQKDPKLSDGSPTWSVEVKSFDGAPALQSSNQPQLIDTLTGSGAFGGLTEGFSVDIPFHYNLKKLSK, from the coding sequence CGATTGCATTATACTCTCCGAAAGATCCTATCCTTGGATTGTATGCACCTGTTCAGGTCGTCGGAGTTCAATTCGGCGTTCTGTATCCCTATTCTTCAATAATCCCGCAGAATTACAGTCAGGACAATTACACGGGTCCATTCAATACAATGCCGACGTTGAACAGCAATGCTCAGAATGTTACCATGCCTATTGTTGATGAATATGGTTTAAGTGCCCTCGAAGCAGCCCAGAACTTCACCCGGTTCACACATACCTTGTTTAAGGATGGCAATGGAAATGGATGGGATGGATTTGATAAGCTCGGTATCGTTCCAATTACTGTTGTCGTAGATGCCAGTAAACAAGATGCCACATTTTACAAAAACTCGCAAGTCATACTGTGCAGGAGCATTACTTCTAATAGCATGCATGTTGACAGGGCCACGATTGGTCATGAAATAGCCCACGGCATTATCGAGCACTCCACCAGTTTTTCGCCTATGAATGTATCCGCTGCGAAAGATGAGATGGAAGAGGCTTTTGGTGATATCATGGGGCTTTCCTTCAGTAACTGGATGGAGTCAGCACAGTTCTCTAATCCGAAATGGGAATTTTTTTGGGAAATAACAGGCCCAGGCATGGCACATTGCCTTTTCAATGATCCGCAATCATGCAACCACCCCAGCGCATGGAATGGAACGTATTTCCAGAAAGATCCTCTGGCTGCCGACTATGACGTTCATGCGAATGGCGATATTGTAAAGCTGGCATTTTACTCCGTGATCGAGGAAAATGAAATGGACAAGGATGATAAGCCCGGAAACGGACACTACAGCATTGAACCACTTATTCCCGAAAGTAAAGAAGAAACATACAAGCTGGCCTTGCAGGTTTTTTTTAAAGCATTTGTAGAAAAGTTAAAGAGCGATGCATCCTATCATGATCTTAGAAAAGCTACACTGGATGCACTGATTGACTTGGGTTATCCTCCGGAGTCACATGCGTATATGCAGATGCAGACTGCCTGGGAAGCTGTGAATGTCAGCATTACGCCCTATAATACGGCATGCGCGCTCAAAGAGTCCGAAACCGTTTTTAATGGCAAACTGAAGTTCTATGCACAGGATGGAACGCTTTCGCCGGATCCCCAGGCACCAAAGATTTCCCTGCTTAATGAATGTGCGGATGCCAATGCAATCAACACGTATTTCGCCAAAGAAGGTAACTCGCTGATAGACTGGAATATGGACTCTGTTTATTCGGATAACAATAATACTGTTGTTTCCCGGCTGGGCGTCAGCGTACACCTTTTCTCCCAGCTTGCGCGTGGCTGGTTCAAAGACCGGTTCGACTTTTCCGGTATGGATGGCAGCGGTAAGTTCGGAATCAACAATGTAATTGGTGATTTCAATTACCTCATACAAACTTACACGTCGACACCTTCAGGAAATTCAGTTACGTATAATTATCCCGTCAAAAAGCTCTATGGCTGTCGGGATGAAATCAGCAGCATCTACTTTTCCGGCATTGATTTTCTGACCAAGTACGACTTTCCGAATCCATCCAAACCGCTGCTGCCAGAATGGAAGACAATCACTACCAGCCTTGCACAAATTTTTGCCCTGGAAATCAAGAAAGATTACGAGAAAGCGCAGCAAAATGCAAATGCGGATGACATCTGGACATTGTACGAGGATATGTCCGACCTGCTTTATGCAAAGGACTTTTCCAATCCGAAAGCGTATGGACAGCCTGCCGTGTACCACGGAACAAACTGGAATGAAGACAAGCCGGAAATTAATTCGGGAATTATCAACCTGTTTTATTACCTGCTGACACATGGTGCAGAAAACGGATATACCAATGATGAGCCTGACAGCAAAACTTACACTGTACATCGGCTCAATAAAGATTTGGTACTAAAAGTATTGTGGGAATCGTACAGGCAGATTCCGGCTAATTCTACCATTGAAGAATTCCGGGCAATGACCATGAAGGTGCTGCATGACATGGATCCCCAGTACTTTGTTGACAAGAAAACAAAAGAACATATCGCATTTTACGATGCCTGGGCTGCGGTACTTGGATTGCCGGACTTTGCCTCTACCTTAAAGCATTATCCCGAAGATGGAGCTACTATTTATCCATGGACAGCGAAGGTTGGAGTAGAAGTAGAGTACCCGCTGTATGAAAGCGAACGTTTATTTGAGGTAAGTAAAAGTCTGGAATTTGATGAAAACATTGCACCCGTGCATCGTTTTATCAGCAGCGCCTCTCCGGACCTTGCAACCTCCATGACTTACGGCTATGTCGCCCTCGAACCCGGACAGACCTACTACGTGCGTTCAAGGTTAAGCCTCAGTGGCGATCCCAGAAAAGGAGGCTGCGCTGCCACGGAAGATCCTGTTTTTTGCGAGTCGTTAAATGGAAAAACAAAGTGGACGCCGATCTATGATTTTGTAACACACGAAGTAGAAGCAATAACCAACCTGAATCCGCAAACAGGCGCAGAGATCCCCGCATGGGTGAGCCCCTTAAGCTGGAAAAGTGTAAAAGGCGCAGAGGGTTACAACATGGATGTACTTGATAAGAGCGGAGCAGTTCCGTCACAAACACTGACTGTACACGCATTCTATGACGAAAACCAACCCAATGTAAAAGTCGATACTGTGCTGGCGCTTGCGAAATCGCGTGATTACAAATGGAGCGTTGTGCCGTGGCACCGGCTTGGTTCCGAGTGGGAGGTGCATGTACTTCCGAATTACATGACTTATCCATTTACCGATACTGAAAAGAAAAATTTTCCGCTTGTTTACGGAGTGTGGAGCGATGCGGTGAATTTCAAAACGGATCTGCCCAAGATCGAGCTGAAATCGCCCGCAGATGGTGAACATCTTTCGATGATGGGTCCGGTTTCCTTGTCGGCCACCAGCAACACCCGTGCGGATCATTACTATTACAAATTTTACTATGATGGCGACCAGGAAAATCCTTCTGAAACAGATCAGACCAGGAAAGCCCCCGTATCAGACCTGTTAATTCAAAATCTGAAACTATTGGATGATCAACATGTGTATGCATGGACCTTCGCGCCAATGCATTATGCGGCACCTCCCTTTATCACGCAGGATGAAATGGGCGCTATACCTCCCAGGTTTCATTTCAAAGTGGATAAAAGCAAAATTGCGAAGCCAAATCTTCCTGCAATGGGGTGTATTGATGCGGGAGGCACACTCCAGATGACCTGGGACGCCGTACCCGGAGCCGCGGCCTATCAGTTTGGGATCATCAATACGGCTGACAACCTGAACATTACCGGTGTGATCGTGGGAGATACCAAGACGACGCAGATCCCAAATGTGAGGAACTTTCCGGGTGTTTATATCCGGAAGGTAAGTGCAGGTGTAAAAAACTACAAAGGGGATTGGGTATTTGGCCCGGAAGCCAGCAGCGACTACAAGATAAATCCACCCAGTGTTACCGGCCTTAACCCCGATAATGCAACAGTACCTTTTTCGCAGAATAACAGCATTACTTTTACCTGGAACAATCCCGGCAATAAGGTAAATCATGAATTTACGCTGAACAGAGGTCTTGAAACCATTGTACAGCCGCAAATGGTTAGTGGCAGCACTTTCAAGGTCGAAAATCTTGAATTCAGCACGGATTACCAATGGAAACTCACGCCGCTCTCCTCCTATGGCTGTTCTGCCCCGGCGAGTTCCGCTGCATTCCGTAGTCAGGATCCACCGTTTATTCCATTGCTTGGGATCAATGCACGTACGCACGACGCAGGAGGTGCCCCACTCAATTCATTCAAATACTCCGTAACTGTCACGCAGCCTGATGGAAGCATCAGTCTCGATCACCACGGACTGCAATCCGCGGGTGTCGGAGTTCTTTACCAGCCCTTAGCCCAGTTTCCCAATGATGGAACACTGATTCCCATGGATGGCTGGTACAACATCCACATAGAAATAACCGATGTACTGCAGAAAGATCCAAAATTGAGCGATGGTTCTCCCACATGGTCGGTTGAAGTAAAATCCTTTGACGGAGCTCCTGCCCTGCAATCCAGTAACCAGCCGCAATTAATTGATACCCTGACCGGAAGTGGCGCATTCGGCGGACTTACCGAGGGCTTCTCGGTAGATATACCTTTTCATTACAATCTTAAAAAGCTTTCAAAATGA